A single window of Syntrophotalea acetylenica DNA harbors:
- a CDS encoding sugar nucleotidyltransferase, with translation MKIILPVAGKGTRLRPHTHTRAKSLVQVAGKTVLEHIIERLKVLAAEELIFITDENGQQIEAFMKRCFPDLKCSYIVQKDRLGPAHAVSLAAPRIVPGDDVLVVFNDTIFVTDLGRILDLCADCDGLIFSKEVEDYQRFGVNVIRDGIIVDMVEKPDTPISRLAQVGLYYLRDASGFMRYLDQAIQAGDTVKGEFYLPAVFMRMIRDGLRFRAPEIDAWLDCGKPETLLETNRYLLEQRHSCRGNWWIQLLFHRFTLPRGSR, from the coding sequence ATGAAAATCATCCTGCCGGTGGCGGGCAAGGGCACGCGGCTGCGTCCCCACACCCACACCCGCGCCAAATCCCTGGTGCAGGTGGCGGGCAAAACGGTCCTCGAACATATCATCGAACGCCTCAAGGTGCTGGCCGCCGAGGAGCTGATTTTCATCACCGATGAAAACGGCCAGCAGATCGAAGCCTTCATGAAGCGCTGTTTCCCCGATCTGAAATGCAGCTACATCGTGCAGAAAGATCGTCTCGGTCCGGCGCATGCCGTTTCCCTGGCGGCGCCACGTATTGTCCCCGGCGATGACGTCCTGGTGGTGTTCAATGACACTATTTTTGTTACCGATCTGGGTCGCATCCTCGATTTGTGCGCCGATTGCGACGGCCTTATTTTCTCCAAGGAAGTCGAGGATTATCAGCGTTTCGGCGTCAACGTGATCCGCGACGGCATTATTGTCGACATGGTGGAAAAACCGGACACGCCGATTTCACGTCTGGCCCAGGTCGGACTTTATTATCTCAGGGATGCGTCGGGTTTCATGCGCTATCTCGATCAGGCCATCCAGGCCGGCGACACGGTCAAAGGCGAATTTTACCTGCCGGCGGTATTCATGCGCATGATCAGGGACGGACTGCGTTTCCGCGCCCCGGAAATCGACGCCTGGCTGGACTGCGGCAAGCCGGAGACGCTGCTCGAGACCAACCGTTATCTGCTGGAGCAACGTCACAGCTGCCGGGGGAACTGGTGGATACAGTTGTTATTCCACCGGTTTACATTGCCGAGGGGGTCAAGGTGA
- a CDS encoding M20 family metallopeptidase, with product MLNRWEPLRGRLCRDRLHRMLWEMVEIYSPSGKEEDIQCYLEGILQSAGLEVHRDCLDETRFNLRCVMGQGEPDFYLVGHVDTVADFELQERGPRQQGGILCGLGSADMKAGCAAMIESFLTLAEHLPPEQRPSVGLLLAVGEEEDGAGSLAFLANHRPAWVVIGEPTGLQACFSHYGYLEVVLTTSGRRSHTSLPEHGHNAIESMLQVLLHLGRAPLLRRPDGGLVYSIREMNSSRAGFVVPDRCEALIDLHLPPPSISKKP from the coding sequence ATGCTGAACCGTTGGGAACCATTGCGCGGGCGCCTGTGCCGCGACCGGCTGCACCGTATGCTGTGGGAGATGGTGGAGATCTATTCTCCCTCGGGCAAGGAGGAGGATATTCAATGCTATCTCGAAGGGATATTGCAAAGCGCGGGGCTCGAGGTACACCGGGATTGTCTCGACGAAACCCGCTTCAACCTGCGCTGTGTCATGGGACAGGGTGAACCCGATTTCTACCTGGTCGGGCATGTCGACACGGTGGCCGATTTTGAATTGCAGGAACGGGGCCCCCGACAGCAGGGCGGTATTCTCTGCGGGCTCGGCAGCGCCGACATGAAAGCCGGGTGCGCGGCCATGATTGAATCCTTTCTGACCCTGGCGGAACACCTGCCGCCCGAGCAGCGTCCTTCGGTGGGACTGCTGCTGGCAGTGGGTGAAGAAGAGGACGGCGCCGGCAGCCTGGCGTTTCTCGCCAACCACCGGCCCGCCTGGGTGGTGATCGGAGAACCAACCGGCCTGCAGGCCTGCTTTTCACATTATGGCTACCTTGAAGTAGTGCTGACCACCAGCGGGCGCCGCAGTCACACTTCCCTGCCGGAACACGGGCACAACGCCATCGAGTCGATGCTGCAGGTGCTTTTGCACCTGGGCCGCGCACCTTTGCTGCGCAGACCTGACGGGGGGCTCGTCTATTCCATCCGTGAAATGAACTCGTCCCGGGCCGGCTTCGTGGTTCCCGACCGTTGCGAAGCCCTGATCGATCTGCACCTGCCCCCTCCCTCGATCTCGAAAAAACCGTAA
- a CDS encoding ABC transporter ATP-binding protein, translating into MSDPQPVIRLHAIEKTFMLGDLSVEVLKGVSLAIDPGEFVALRGASGSGKSTLMHILGLLDRPSGGQYYLQGEDVAGLPDDRLSELRNRLFGFIFQTFYLIPYISALDNVMLPGLYGTTPARRLRQQAERLLCQVGLEERMHFRPGQLSGGQQQRVAMARALLNDPQVVLADEPTGQLDSTTSTEIMALLQSIHAQGRTVVLVTHDAATAGYAGRQIVLSDGHVQAG; encoded by the coding sequence ATGAGCGATCCGCAGCCTGTCATCCGGTTGCATGCCATCGAGAAGACGTTCATGCTGGGCGATCTGAGTGTCGAAGTGCTCAAAGGCGTCAGCCTTGCCATCGACCCCGGCGAGTTTGTGGCTTTGCGTGGTGCTTCCGGTTCGGGCAAATCGACACTGATGCATATCCTCGGGCTGCTGGATCGCCCTTCCGGCGGCCAATATTATCTGCAGGGCGAGGACGTCGCCGGGCTGCCCGACGATCGTCTCAGCGAGCTGCGCAACAGACTGTTCGGCTTCATCTTTCAGACCTTTTATCTGATCCCCTACATTTCCGCCCTCGACAACGTTATGCTGCCGGGACTTTACGGCACCACCCCGGCACGGCGCCTGCGACAGCAAGCGGAGCGGCTGTTGTGCCAGGTCGGACTTGAGGAACGCATGCATTTCCGCCCGGGACAACTTTCCGGCGGTCAGCAGCAGCGGGTCGCCATGGCCCGTGCGCTGCTCAACGATCCCCAGGTGGTGCTGGCGGACGAGCCGACCGGCCAGCTCGACTCCACCACCAGCACGGAAATCATGGCCTTGCTGCAGTCGATCCACGCCCAGGGGCGCACCGTGGTGCTTGTCACTCACGACGCCGCCACGGCCGGCTACGCCGGACGGCAGATCGTGCTGAGTGATGGACATGTCCAGGCTGGCTGA
- a CDS encoding capsule assembly Wzi family protein has translation MSRRWIMTLALLLLWALPAAAAPSPAIPLDSWIYPALDKLAGMSLVDTALQGDRPFSRAEAARQTIEVIEAGRDRILPPVARELVARLKTEFRQEIQEQRNGPEKAGSYFKPIREMQFDYVLRDGADSLYPGTNARQFSLITNHDGLDYSENHNLEVTLAGDARLGRWLLAEWRPLLRAQEDGNTGIRLRGGSLTLGLGPVDLSVGRQSLWWGQGRNGSLVLTNNADPLDMIRLTNPTPVILPWVFKYLGPFRFDLFVARLDDDRVVEEPYFGGMRLGLKPTSWLELGLCRTVMFGGKGRPGIDFDDFLTIIGGENLSGDEDTSNSVAAIDARVKLPFLWNAELYGELGGEDQADFAGFIPFFSKKAYLAGLYLPQIEPSGRLSLRLEYADTSLDSNIWYRHGLYTSGYTYQQKIMGHAMGGTAEDYFAELEAYFPLGLRLAFNFDHQKRSAGIGTAEKHFRPGLAMEWHCSPKLTLRFDYAFDRVENFGFENGRNRNLHMANAGIDWNW, from the coding sequence ATGTCACGACGCTGGATCATGACCCTGGCCCTGTTGTTGCTGTGGGCCCTCCCCGCTGCCGCCGCGCCGAGTCCCGCTATCCCCCTCGACAGCTGGATTTACCCTGCCCTGGACAAACTGGCGGGGATGAGCCTGGTCGACACCGCCCTGCAGGGAGACCGCCCCTTCAGCAGAGCCGAAGCCGCCCGCCAGACCATCGAGGTCATCGAAGCCGGTCGGGACAGGATTCTGCCCCCCGTTGCCCGGGAACTGGTGGCCCGTCTTAAAACCGAATTTCGCCAGGAAATTCAGGAACAGCGCAATGGACCGGAAAAAGCCGGCAGCTATTTCAAACCGATCCGCGAAATGCAATTTGACTATGTGTTGCGGGATGGCGCCGATTCCTTGTATCCCGGCACCAACGCCCGGCAATTTTCGCTGATCACCAACCATGATGGTCTCGATTACAGTGAAAACCACAACCTTGAAGTCACCCTTGCCGGTGATGCGCGACTGGGACGCTGGCTGCTGGCCGAATGGCGTCCGCTGCTGCGAGCCCAGGAAGATGGCAACACCGGCATCCGTCTGCGTGGCGGCAGCCTGACCCTGGGTCTGGGCCCGGTCGACCTGTCCGTTGGCCGTCAATCCCTGTGGTGGGGGCAAGGCCGCAACGGCTCTCTGGTGCTCACCAACAACGCCGATCCGTTGGACATGATCCGGCTCACCAACCCCACGCCGGTGATCCTGCCCTGGGTTTTCAAATACCTGGGACCGTTCCGCTTCGACCTGTTTGTGGCGCGTCTCGATGACGACCGCGTCGTGGAGGAGCCGTATTTCGGGGGCATGCGCCTTGGACTCAAGCCGACCTCCTGGCTGGAACTGGGCCTGTGCCGCACCGTCATGTTCGGCGGCAAGGGGCGGCCGGGCATCGACTTTGACGACTTTCTGACCATTATCGGCGGCGAAAATCTCAGTGGCGACGAGGACACCAGCAATTCGGTAGCCGCCATCGATGCGCGGGTCAAGCTGCCGTTTTTATGGAATGCCGAACTGTACGGCGAACTCGGCGGCGAGGACCAGGCCGACTTTGCCGGGTTTATTCCGTTCTTCTCCAAAAAAGCCTATCTGGCCGGGCTCTATCTGCCCCAGATCGAACCCAGCGGACGTTTGAGCCTGCGCCTGGAGTATGCCGACACCAGCCTCGACAGCAATATCTGGTACCGCCACGGCCTCTACACCTCCGGCTACACCTACCAGCAAAAGATCATGGGGCATGCCATGGGCGGCACCGCCGAGGATTATTTCGCCGAACTGGAGGCTTATTTCCCCCTCGGTCTGAGGCTGGCGTTCAACTTTGATCACCAGAAACGTTCCGCCGGTATCGGCACGGCGGAAAAACATTTCAGGCCAGGGCTGGCCATGGAGTGGCACTGCTCGCCAAAACTTACCCTGCGCTTCGACTATGCATTCGACCGGGTGGAAAATTTCGGTTTCGAAAACGGCAGGAACCGCAACCTGCACATGGCCAATGCCGGCATCGACTGGAACTGGTGA
- a CDS encoding GNAT family N-acetyltransferase, producing the protein MTAPVSPAESKLEIREMTIDDLSEVFHIGEEVFTAEFSPTLYRTWDEYEITTLFNSDSELCLVAELNETIVGFALGTTVEKQRGPWKYGYLVWLGVRPKVQKAHIGRELFRELRRRMREQGVRMIIVDTAADNEAALGFFRKQGFGNPREHVYLSLNLTRSRRK; encoded by the coding sequence ATGACGGCACCCGTTTCTCCAGCGGAAAGCAAACTCGAGATCCGCGAAATGACCATTGATGATCTATCCGAGGTGTTTCACATCGGCGAGGAAGTCTTTACCGCCGAGTTTTCGCCGACCTTGTATCGCACCTGGGACGAGTATGAAATCACCACCCTGTTCAACTCGGACAGTGAACTGTGCCTGGTCGCTGAACTCAACGAAACAATTGTCGGCTTCGCCCTCGGCACAACGGTGGAAAAACAGCGAGGGCCCTGGAAGTACGGCTACCTGGTGTGGCTTGGAGTGCGACCGAAGGTGCAGAAAGCCCATATCGGCCGCGAGCTGTTCCGGGAGTTGCGGCGCCGCATGCGGGAGCAGGGCGTGCGCATGATCATCGTCGACACCGCTGCCGACAATGAAGCAGCTCTCGGCTTTTTCCGCAAACAGGGCTTCGGCAACCCGCGCGAGCATGTCTACCTCAGTCTCAACCTGACACGCTCGCGCAGAAAATAG
- a CDS encoding efflux RND transporter periplasmic adaptor subunit, giving the protein MKKILIPLFVILMLAAGFALWHLRRPKAPVEVLETMAVDRGKVRQVLEQTGIVKAQVGAIVKIGARATGTIEKMLVQVGDPVIKGQLVARIDSREIRSQVAEARARLQADEAELRRVQRVDPLHIEEARAELALSRAQAEYLRSNYRRVEALAAEGVVSRDELEKVRQLAEVETGRESARRTALERLQREFEENLRRAELAVRVTRANLEALQVRLSYTDIHSPIDGVVSQVTAQEGETIVAGLQVANLITVLDTSRLEMWIYVDETDIGHVKLGQTAEFRVDAYPDKVFRGTIQAVYPEPEIRENIVYYKALVAVSKTEAAWLRPEMTTQVQIVVAEKDQVLRLPNTALKWVDSRQVVFHVQPDGSVREVSPRLGLTGLQESELLGGLQEGDLVATQVVLGAADGKRGGGP; this is encoded by the coding sequence ATGAAAAAAATCCTGATTCCGCTGTTTGTCATCCTGATGCTGGCGGCAGGTTTCGCTCTCTGGCATCTGCGCCGGCCGAAAGCGCCGGTCGAGGTTCTGGAAACGATGGCGGTCGATCGCGGAAAAGTCAGGCAGGTGCTGGAGCAGACCGGCATCGTCAAGGCCCAGGTCGGTGCTATTGTCAAAATCGGCGCGCGCGCCACCGGCACCATCGAAAAGATGCTGGTGCAGGTCGGGGATCCGGTAATCAAAGGGCAGCTGGTGGCCCGCATTGACAGTCGCGAGATCCGTTCCCAGGTCGCCGAGGCCCGCGCCCGTTTGCAGGCCGACGAGGCCGAGCTGCGGCGGGTGCAGCGTGTCGACCCGTTGCATATCGAGGAAGCCCGCGCCGAGCTGGCGCTTTCCCGGGCCCAGGCTGAATATCTGCGCAGCAACTACCGGCGTGTCGAGGCTTTGGCGGCGGAGGGAGTGGTTTCCCGGGACGAACTGGAAAAGGTCCGCCAGCTGGCCGAAGTCGAAACAGGTCGTGAGTCCGCGCGCCGCACGGCCCTGGAGCGGCTGCAGCGGGAATTCGAGGAGAACCTGCGCCGGGCGGAACTGGCGGTGCGGGTTACCCGGGCCAATCTCGAAGCTCTTCAAGTGCGTCTTTCCTATACGGATATCCACAGTCCCATCGATGGCGTGGTCAGCCAGGTGACCGCTCAGGAGGGTGAAACCATCGTTGCCGGGCTGCAGGTCGCCAACCTGATTACGGTGCTCGATACCTCCCGGCTCGAGATGTGGATCTATGTCGACGAGACGGATATCGGTCATGTCAAGCTTGGACAGACCGCCGAGTTCCGTGTCGATGCCTACCCCGACAAAGTGTTTCGCGGGACCATACAGGCGGTTTATCCCGAGCCGGAAATCCGCGAAAACATCGTTTATTACAAAGCCCTGGTGGCTGTTTCCAAAACGGAAGCCGCCTGGCTGCGTCCGGAAATGACGACCCAGGTACAGATCGTGGTGGCGGAAAAAGACCAGGTTCTGCGGTTGCCCAACACCGCCCTGAAATGGGTCGATTCCCGCCAGGTGGTGTTTCATGTACAGCCCGACGGTAGCGTGCGGGAAGTCTCGCCCAGGCTTGGTCTCACCGGTCTGCAGGAGAGTGAGCTTCTCGGGGGGCTGCAGGAAGGCGATCTGGTGGCGACCCAGGTGGTGCTTGGCGCCGCTGACGGCAAACGGGGAGGCGGGCCATGA
- the mnmH gene encoding tRNA 2-selenouridine(34) synthase MnmH, with protein sequence MSPRPLNPDIFLQQAAQYPVFDVRCPSEYARGHIPGAHNLPLFSDEERHEIGILYKQQGRTCAFMRGLEIVGPLLAEYIVRVRSHTDSRHILIHCWRGGMRSESLSWLLDKAGFRVGLLKGGYKAYRKYVMTGFETPLSLLVLGGMTGSGKTEILHNLQRRRQQILDLEGLAHHKGSAFGAVDNIAQPTTEQFENDLFDAMRVLDPGQTIWIEDESRKIGHVSVPEGLFRQMREALVMRIQVSRQARVTRLCSDYGAVSPEKLGNAVRAISKRLGGERTRIALEAIAAGDYATATHALLDYYDKTYQFGLSKRHPDSIIDLDHASDSPCAIAGALVEKAAKISRNP encoded by the coding sequence ATGAGCCCAAGGCCTCTGAATCCTGACATCTTTCTGCAACAGGCAGCGCAATACCCGGTATTCGACGTTCGCTGCCCATCCGAGTACGCCAGGGGGCATATCCCCGGGGCGCACAATCTGCCGCTTTTTTCCGACGAGGAGCGCCATGAAATCGGTATCCTCTACAAACAGCAGGGGCGAACATGCGCCTTCATGCGCGGGCTGGAGATTGTCGGGCCCCTGCTGGCCGAATATATCGTCCGGGTCCGAAGCCACACCGATAGCCGGCATATCCTGATTCACTGCTGGCGCGGGGGCATGCGCAGCGAGTCCCTTTCCTGGCTACTGGACAAAGCCGGGTTCCGGGTAGGACTGCTCAAAGGCGGGTACAAGGCCTACCGGAAATACGTCATGACGGGATTCGAAACCCCGTTGAGCCTGCTGGTGCTCGGCGGCATGACCGGCAGCGGCAAGACAGAAATCCTGCACAACCTGCAACGCCGCCGCCAGCAGATCCTCGATCTCGAAGGACTGGCCCACCACAAGGGATCCGCTTTCGGCGCGGTGGACAACATTGCACAGCCCACCACCGAGCAATTCGAGAACGATCTTTTTGACGCCATGCGGGTCCTCGATCCCGGGCAAACCATCTGGATCGAAGACGAAAGCCGCAAAATCGGCCATGTCAGCGTCCCCGAGGGCCTTTTCCGGCAGATGCGCGAAGCCCTGGTGATGCGTATCCAGGTGTCCCGCCAAGCCCGCGTGACGCGCCTGTGCAGCGACTACGGCGCGGTGTCTCCCGAAAAACTGGGCAACGCAGTACGGGCCATCAGCAAACGCCTCGGCGGCGAGCGCACCCGCATCGCCCTGGAAGCGATCGCCGCCGGCGACTACGCCACAGCCACCCACGCACTGCTGGATTATTACGACAAGACCTACCAGTTCGGCCTGTCCAAACGCCATCCCGATTCCATCATCGATCTCGACCATGCCTCCGACTCTCCCTGTGCCATCGCCGGAGCGTTGGTTGAAAAAGCCGCAAAAATCAGCCGCAATCCTTAA
- the hslO gene encoding Hsp33 family molecular chaperone HslO, whose amino-acid sequence MKDHLIRVATKDGTLRATAAVTTGLVEAICRRQGTDPTATVALGRLVTGAALMGSLLKNDQRLALMVEGNGPLQRLHAETDALGQVRGSVKVPVSGIAPTDKGFDVPAAVGRAGFLHVIKDLGLKEPYRGMVQLYSSEIAEDLAYYLTSSEQVPSTVALGVYLESAGRVSAAGGLIVQAMPEGEEALIALLEKRLVALPPITALLREGKGPRQILEELFADIPLGRTEETPLVFRCTCSRGQVLGMLKTLGRKELQEMAARQEETEVVCEFCKERYRFSSEEIQSLMA is encoded by the coding sequence ATGAAGGATCATCTCATCCGCGTCGCCACCAAAGATGGTACCCTGCGCGCCACTGCCGCGGTGACCACTGGCCTGGTCGAAGCCATCTGCCGCCGGCAGGGCACCGACCCAACCGCCACCGTCGCTTTGGGAAGGCTGGTCACCGGCGCGGCGCTCATGGGCAGCCTGCTCAAAAACGACCAGCGCCTGGCACTGATGGTAGAGGGCAACGGCCCGCTGCAGAGGCTGCATGCCGAGACCGACGCTCTCGGACAGGTGCGCGGCTCGGTGAAGGTACCGGTATCCGGCATTGCCCCGACGGATAAAGGTTTCGACGTGCCGGCCGCTGTCGGGCGCGCCGGGTTCCTGCATGTTATCAAGGACCTCGGTCTCAAGGAACCCTATCGGGGCATGGTTCAGCTCTACAGCAGTGAAATCGCCGAAGACCTCGCCTATTATTTGACCTCCTCCGAACAGGTGCCATCCACCGTCGCCCTCGGAGTGTATCTGGAGAGCGCCGGCCGCGTCTCCGCAGCCGGCGGTTTGATAGTACAGGCCATGCCCGAAGGAGAAGAGGCCCTCATCGCCCTGCTTGAAAAACGACTGGTGGCGCTGCCGCCGATCACGGCCCTGCTGCGCGAAGGCAAGGGCCCCCGGCAGATCCTTGAAGAGCTGTTCGCCGATATTCCCCTCGGCCGCACCGAAGAAACGCCGCTGGTTTTTCGTTGCACCTGCAGCCGTGGCCAGGTGCTCGGCATGCTCAAGACTCTGGGGAGGAAAGAATTGCAGGAAATGGCCGCCAGGCAGGAAGAAACCGAAGTCGTATGCGAATTCTGCAAGGAGCGCTACCGTTTCAGCTCCGAAGAAATACAATCCCTGATGGCCTGA
- a CDS encoding phospholipase D-like domain-containing protein, translating into MMKISRGKYRFAWRVGNRFRLLVDGDRFFPVMQDSIAAARRYVLLEMYLCESGKVVDRFVERLQAAARRGVRVCVLLDAYGALGLRRSDRKRLTDAGVELAFYNPLGFFRWRSNLFRDHRKLLLVDGEVGFTGGTGLTDAFDPGVASGSWWHEAMLEIRGPCLGDWQALFARTWNRWAQSPLSEVPGGSWAQDEGGRGRVTLQRGIKGRSEIIRSYVRQIRRARSRVWMATAYFVPSWKLRQCLRRSAREGRDVRLLLPGALNDHPAVWYMGRRYYHRLLKSGVRIFEYQPRFTHYKMLMCDDWVSFGSCNADAWNYRWNLEANQEAVDASLSTQAAALLETDFGRSVEIRLEDWVMRSWRKRLREWFWGKVQALLGWFSDRKRRIGEDDPF; encoded by the coding sequence ATGATGAAAATATCCCGTGGCAAATACCGGTTTGCATGGCGTGTCGGCAACCGCTTTCGTCTGCTGGTCGACGGCGACCGTTTCTTCCCCGTGATGCAGGACAGCATCGCCGCCGCGCGTCGGTATGTGCTGCTGGAAATGTACCTTTGCGAATCGGGCAAGGTTGTTGACCGTTTCGTGGAGCGATTGCAGGCTGCCGCCCGGCGCGGTGTGCGGGTCTGCGTGCTGCTCGATGCTTACGGCGCTCTGGGGTTGCGCCGCAGTGACCGCAAACGGCTCACTGATGCCGGCGTGGAACTGGCTTTTTACAACCCGTTGGGTTTTTTCCGCTGGCGCAGCAACCTGTTTCGCGATCATCGCAAACTGCTGCTTGTCGATGGCGAGGTCGGTTTCACCGGCGGCACCGGCTTGACGGATGCTTTCGATCCCGGTGTGGCTTCCGGATCCTGGTGGCACGAGGCGATGCTGGAAATTCGCGGCCCCTGCCTGGGCGACTGGCAGGCGCTTTTTGCCCGCACCTGGAACCGCTGGGCGCAAAGCCCGCTTTCCGAGGTGCCCGGCGGTTCCTGGGCCCAGGATGAGGGCGGCCGGGGCCGGGTTACCCTGCAGAGGGGCATCAAGGGCCGTTCTGAAATCATCCGGTCCTATGTGCGTCAGATACGCCGCGCGCGCAGCCGGGTCTGGATGGCGACGGCCTATTTCGTGCCGTCCTGGAAGTTGCGTCAGTGCCTGCGCCGCAGTGCCCGCGAGGGCAGGGATGTGCGGCTGCTGTTGCCCGGTGCCCTGAACGATCATCCGGCCGTCTGGTACATGGGCCGGCGCTACTATCACCGCCTGCTGAAGTCCGGCGTCAGGATTTTTGAATACCAGCCACGGTTTACCCATTACAAGATGTTGATGTGTGATGATTGGGTCAGCTTCGGCTCCTGCAATGCGGATGCCTGGAATTATCGCTGGAACCTCGAGGCCAACCAGGAGGCCGTGGATGCCTCTCTGAGCACGCAGGCAGCTGCATTACTGGAAACCGATTTCGGTCGCAGTGTGGAAATCCGGCTGGAAGACTGGGTGATGCGTTCCTGGCGCAAAAGGCTGCGGGAGTGGTTCTGGGGCAAGGTGCAGGCTTTGCTGGGCTGGTTCAGTGACCGGAAGCGGCGTATCGGAGAGGATGACCCCTTTTGA
- a CDS encoding DUF445 family protein — protein sequence MSEMIIQSLPYLAPPLLGAMIGYVTNYIAIRMLFRPLRAWRIFGLRVPLTPGIIPSRRQELAQRIGDMVGSHLVTAEEVAGALQKPGFQGELRQAVAGKLGALLDRDLGPLAELVPDKFKERFRELTQTLRWKALRALFEYLESQPFRVRLETWLQEKEEDLLAKEPAHMLGALQRAALERHLRRKAAGWLQSEKVARQAGQLVDEQLQKLLESDRPLREFVPRELLEGARQWIEEELPALVERLLTLLQDTEVRQRIAERASEALAEFTASLGMMGGLVSAFLTPDKIARYLPGLLDRAAQEIECCLAEEQNRRRVVEVVRERLELLLEKSPATLLAGMSCGRIARLRRFVRARVVVALRSDTAGKAVETLVDRLLDPLRQRPLGQLLADMLPPGGLPVARRALHERLLHGLCSPAARQAVDRELANLVETLVFQRPLGRLSARMSSEVRLELEDGLTAQLGEMLCREVPPLVDSLNVRRMVEDKINSLDILAVEGLLLGIMQEQFKYINLFGALLGGIIGAMNLLFISAF from the coding sequence ATGTCTGAAATGATTATTCAAAGTCTGCCCTATCTGGCGCCACCCCTGCTGGGGGCCATGATCGGTTACGTTACCAATTATATCGCCATCCGGATGCTTTTCAGGCCCTTGCGGGCCTGGCGGATTTTCGGACTGCGCGTGCCTTTGACCCCCGGCATCATCCCCTCCAGGCGGCAGGAACTGGCGCAGCGCATCGGCGACATGGTCGGCAGTCATCTGGTGACCGCCGAAGAGGTGGCCGGGGCGTTGCAAAAGCCAGGCTTCCAGGGCGAGCTGCGCCAGGCGGTCGCCGGCAAGCTCGGCGCTTTGCTCGACAGGGACCTCGGTCCGCTGGCGGAGCTGGTGCCGGACAAGTTCAAGGAGCGTTTTCGGGAATTGACGCAGACCCTGCGCTGGAAGGCGCTCAGGGCGCTGTTTGAATACCTGGAAAGTCAGCCTTTCAGGGTTCGCCTGGAAACCTGGCTGCAAGAAAAGGAAGAAGACCTGCTGGCCAAGGAGCCGGCCCATATGCTCGGTGCCCTGCAGCGCGCCGCCCTTGAGCGCCATCTGCGCCGCAAGGCGGCGGGCTGGCTGCAATCGGAAAAGGTCGCTCGGCAGGCCGGCCAGCTGGTCGACGAACAACTGCAAAAGCTGCTCGAATCGGACCGTCCGTTGCGTGAATTCGTGCCACGGGAACTGTTGGAGGGGGCGCGGCAATGGATCGAGGAAGAGCTGCCCGCCCTGGTGGAGCGGCTGCTGACCCTGCTGCAGGATACGGAAGTTCGTCAACGCATCGCCGAGCGGGCCAGCGAAGCCCTCGCAGAATTCACCGCTTCCCTTGGCATGATGGGTGGCCTGGTATCGGCCTTTCTTACCCCTGACAAGATCGCCAGATACCTGCCGGGTCTGCTCGACCGGGCGGCGCAGGAAATTGAATGTTGTCTGGCGGAGGAACAGAACCGCAGGCGGGTTGTCGAGGTGGTTCGGGAGCGTCTGGAATTGCTTCTGGAAAAGTCCCCGGCCACATTACTGGCCGGCATGTCCTGCGGTCGCATCGCCCGTCTGCGGCGTTTCGTGCGGGCCCGTGTTGTCGTCGCTCTGCGTAGCGATACCGCCGGCAAGGCGGTGGAGACGCTCGTCGATCGGTTGCTCGACCCCCTGCGGCAGCGCCCCCTGGGGCAATTGCTGGCCGACATGCTCCCGCCGGGCGGCCTGCCTGTGGCCCGGCGCGCCCTGCACGAGCGGCTGCTGCACGGGCTGTGTTCGCCGGCGGCGCGGCAGGCGGTCGACAGGGAGTTGGCGAACCTGGTCGAGACCCTGGTTTTCCAGCGTCCCCTGGGGCGCCTCTCGGCGCGCATGTCGAGCGAAGTGCGGCTGGAACTCGAAGACGGATTGACCGCGCAACTGGGTGAAATGCTCTGCAGGGAAGTGCCGCCACTGGTTGATTCCCTGAATGTCCGCCGCATGGTCGAAGACAAGATCAACAGTCTCGATATTCTGGCGGTGGAAGGCCTGCTGCTCGGCATCATGCAGGAGCAGTTCAAATATATCAACCTGTTCGGCGCGCTGTTGGGCGGCATCATCGGTGCGATGAACCTGCTGTTTATCAGTGCCTTCTAG